One part of the Nostoc sp. PCC 7120 = FACHB-418 genome encodes these proteins:
- a CDS encoding SWIM zinc finger family protein: MTTYTLQASREWWSQRWLDLLDSYRFKKRLERARIYSRQGNVLSIEFKGAKVLARVQGSEEEPYKVSLSLDPFSDEQWGYVIETMSQKAVFAAKLLAGEMPQNIEEVFTSNGLSLFPFTLSDVHSKCSCPDKANPCKHVGAVYYQLGDRFSEDPFVLFQLRGRNKEKIIRDLRQLRNAKIETKITAKSETQQQIPRTQSNIKLDSCWQYNEPLESSLVVIAPSTGETVLDVLGVVPLVKDEENSTNLNPSDVVMKYLATLYKEVGQKAMLTAMNVGG; the protein is encoded by the coding sequence ATGACAACTTACACTTTACAAGCGAGCCGGGAATGGTGGTCACAAAGATGGCTCGATTTACTAGATTCTTATCGCTTCAAAAAACGTTTAGAACGAGCGCGGATATATTCTCGTCAAGGTAATGTTTTGAGTATCGAGTTTAAAGGTGCAAAAGTATTAGCTAGAGTCCAGGGTAGTGAAGAGGAGCCTTATAAAGTATCCCTATCACTTGATCCATTTAGTGATGAGCAGTGGGGTTATGTGATTGAAACTATGTCCCAAAAAGCTGTTTTCGCTGCCAAGCTATTAGCAGGAGAAATGCCCCAAAATATTGAGGAAGTATTTACAAGTAATGGGCTTTCATTATTTCCTTTCACCTTGTCTGATGTCCATAGTAAATGCTCCTGCCCTGATAAAGCCAACCCCTGTAAACACGTTGGTGCAGTCTACTATCAACTAGGAGACAGATTTAGCGAAGATCCATTTGTCTTGTTTCAGTTACGTGGACGTAATAAAGAAAAAATTATCCGCGATTTACGACAATTACGTAATGCAAAAATAGAAACTAAAATAACAGCAAAATCTGAGACTCAACAGCAAATTCCTCGGACTCAATCTAATATTAAATTAGATTCTTGCTGGCAATATAATGAACCACTCGAATCATCATTAGTTGTGATTGCTCCCTCAACTGGTGAAACAGTGTTAGATGTATTGGGAGTAGTTCCTCTAGTAAAGGATGAAGAAAATTCAACAAATTTAAACCCTAGTGATGTAGTCATGAAATATTTAGCAACCCTGTATAAAGAAGTAGGGCAGAAGGCTATGTTAACAGCGATGAATGTGGGCGGTTAA
- a CDS encoding PCP reductase family protein, with protein sequence MSEHNFTDNLRWTSEAKTKLKNIPFFARSQAKARIEQLARQAEQDIVTPELVEQARLEFGQ encoded by the coding sequence ATGAGCGAACATAATTTTACAGATAATTTGCGCTGGACATCAGAGGCCAAGACAAAGTTAAAAAATATTCCCTTTTTTGCGCGCTCTCAAGCCAAAGCAAGAATTGAGCAGTTAGCACGTCAAGCAGAACAGGATATAGTCACACCAGAGTTAGTAGAACAAGCCAGACTGGAATTTGGACAGTGA
- a CDS encoding CO2 hydration protein, translating to MVQTPEKPTTKIPPSQHEFADIIYRLEAGGSMLPDTPENLMQIIGIYKAYAVPMDFYWRDLLYIAEQVFLNPFPFFKYFISQEYLDLHNHYAGDDADLRIWRGVATAHPELLAFMEKGETFKMPKLLHHLLHDRINMEFAEACMQAMLWHRKMYAPVNQFDAYLDSEEYKANADRAIKAYFQGNPVMLGLYKLFPDMFLEQCRQMSYYSNLGLFWEVMAPVFFEMSDIYDEGGFKGVPDAMNFLVNGIFAIAGRPIYHHVYIRGECYEIIPKSKGFTWLYEAALPYVEAVFYRTAPFRGTKSYNAQAGQVPADQKDFHYGILYADVFPVGTAGIPPTLLMQDMLHFLPQYLVDYYKKYCRGEEDMLIQLGITFQRSMYNVTSAVIQALRTALLYPLDDPNPKHLQANRDFFEAQLNRFTRSEYGMRDAARLRSIQDQDYR from the coding sequence ATGGTACAAACTCCAGAAAAACCTACTACCAAAATCCCTCCATCTCAGCATGAATTTGCTGATATAATTTATCGCCTAGAAGCAGGCGGTTCGATGTTGCCAGATACGCCCGAAAACCTAATGCAAATCATCGGCATATATAAGGCTTATGCTGTACCGATGGATTTTTACTGGCGTGACCTACTTTATATTGCTGAACAGGTATTTTTAAATCCATTTCCCTTTTTTAAATACTTCATTTCCCAAGAATATTTAGATTTACATAATCATTATGCTGGTGATGATGCTGATTTAAGAATTTGGCGTGGTGTCGCTACAGCCCATCCAGAACTTTTGGCATTTATGGAGAAGGGTGAAACCTTCAAAATGCCAAAACTATTGCATCATTTGTTGCACGATCGCATTAACATGGAATTTGCTGAAGCTTGTATGCAGGCTATGCTTTGGCACCGTAAGATGTATGCGCCAGTTAATCAATTTGATGCTTATTTAGACTCAGAAGAATATAAAGCTAACGCTGATAGAGCAATTAAAGCTTATTTTCAAGGCAACCCAGTCATGTTGGGGCTTTATAAGCTGTTCCCTGATATGTTCTTGGAACAGTGCCGCCAGATGTCCTACTACTCTAACCTGGGTTTATTCTGGGAAGTCATGGCCCCGGTGTTCTTTGAAATGTCGGATATCTACGATGAAGGTGGCTTCAAGGGTGTCCCAGATGCGATGAACTTTTTGGTGAATGGCATATTTGCGATCGCAGGCCGGCCGATTTACCATCATGTATATATCCGTGGTGAATGCTACGAAATCATTCCTAAATCCAAAGGTTTCACCTGGCTATACGAAGCTGCATTACCCTATGTAGAAGCCGTTTTCTATCGCACAGCCCCATTCCGTGGGACTAAATCTTACAACGCCCAAGCTGGTCAAGTACCTGCTGACCAAAAAGACTTCCACTACGGTATTCTCTACGCTGACGTATTTCCTGTAGGAACTGCGGGTATTCCTCCCACATTACTCATGCAAGATATGTTGCACTTCCTACCACAATATCTTGTTGATTACTACAAAAAATATTGTCGTGGGGAAGAAGATATGTTGATTCAGTTAGGAATTACTTTCCAACGTTCAATGTACAACGTTACCTCTGCCGTAATTCAAGCATTAAGAACTGCACTTTTATATCCTTTAGACGATCCTAATCCCAAACACTTGCAAGCCAACCGTGATTTTTTTGAAGCACAGCTAAATCGTTTTACTCGCTCAGAATATGGTATGCGTGACGCTGCTCGTCTGCGGAGTATTCAAGATCAAGATTATCGATAG
- a CDS encoding NAD(P)H-quinone oxidoreductase subunit F, with translation MAQFLLETVWLVPLYALIGGLLAIPWSPGIIRKTGPRPAGYVNLIMTFLALVHSAIALQATWSHPPQEVFLPWLSTAGLDLTIAIEISSISVGAMVVITGLNFLAQIFAIGYMEMDWGLGRFYSLLGLFEAGLCALVLCNNLFFSYVILEILTLGTYLLVGLWFSQPLVVSGARDAFLTKRVGDLFLLMGVLGLWPLAGTWNYPELAQWAQTANVDPTIITLVGLALVAGPMGKCAQFPLHLWLDEAMEGPMPSTILRNSVVVASGAWVLIKLQPVLTLSPVVSSFIVAIGAVTAIGGSLIAIAQIDVKRCLSYSVSAYMGLVFIAVGARQDEAALLLVLTHAVSAALLVMSTGGIIWNSITQDVTQLGGLWSRRPISGLAFIVGTLGLIGFPPLGGFWALLKLADGLWGTHPWLVGIVIAVNALTAFSLVREFGLIFGGKAKQMTERSPEVHWPMVLPMMILFGFVLHLPLILQALSLLPDWAILNKDVVLLLIWSTIFGCSISSVIYLSNIIPKPIRLPWKGLQDLLAYDFYTPNLYRITIIFSVAQLSKFADMIDRFVVDGIVNFVGLFSLLGGEGLKYSTSGQTQFYALTVLLGVGVLGAWVTWPFWGFQFLDLMF, from the coding sequence ATGGCTCAGTTTCTCCTTGAGACTGTTTGGCTAGTCCCTTTGTATGCTCTAATTGGCGGTCTGTTAGCCATACCTTGGTCGCCGGGGATCATTCGCAAAACGGGGCCAAGACCGGCTGGTTATGTAAATTTAATAATGACATTTTTGGCGTTGGTTCATAGTGCGATCGCCTTACAAGCAACTTGGAGTCATCCACCCCAAGAAGTATTTCTTCCTTGGCTATCTACTGCTGGTTTAGACCTCACCATTGCCATAGAAATTTCTTCTATAAGTGTAGGGGCAATGGTAGTCATTACTGGCTTAAATTTCCTTGCCCAAATTTTTGCTATTGGCTACATGGAAATGGATTGGGGGTTGGGACGCTTTTATTCATTGCTGGGATTATTTGAAGCAGGGTTATGCGCTTTAGTCCTATGCAATAATCTATTTTTTAGTTATGTAATTCTGGAAATCCTCACATTAGGAACTTACTTATTAGTTGGTTTATGGTTTAGTCAACCATTAGTAGTCAGTGGCGCGAGAGATGCTTTCTTAACCAAGCGAGTAGGAGACTTGTTCCTGCTAATGGGTGTATTGGGATTATGGCCGTTAGCGGGAACTTGGAATTATCCAGAGCTAGCCCAATGGGCGCAAACAGCGAACGTAGACCCCACAATTATTACACTAGTGGGTTTAGCCTTAGTTGCTGGGCCAATGGGTAAGTGCGCCCAATTCCCCTTACATCTGTGGTTAGATGAAGCGATGGAAGGCCCGATGCCGAGTACTATTTTACGGAACTCGGTAGTAGTTGCCAGTGGAGCATGGGTACTGATTAAACTCCAACCAGTGTTAACTCTATCGCCTGTAGTTTCCTCATTTATTGTGGCAATTGGTGCAGTCACAGCAATTGGTGGTTCTTTAATTGCGATCGCCCAAATTGATGTTAAACGCTGCTTATCATATTCTGTTAGCGCTTACATGGGTTTGGTATTTATTGCTGTAGGCGCACGTCAAGATGAAGCTGCACTGTTATTGGTACTCACCCATGCAGTATCGGCGGCGTTATTGGTAATGAGTACTGGTGGGATTATTTGGAATAGCATTACCCAAGATGTGACTCAACTAGGTGGACTGTGGTCACGTCGTCCTATTTCTGGGTTAGCTTTCATTGTTGGGACATTGGGCTTAATTGGATTTCCCCCTCTAGGCGGCTTTTGGGCATTACTGAAATTAGCTGATGGCTTATGGGGAACTCACCCTTGGTTAGTAGGAATTGTCATAGCTGTCAATGCTTTAACCGCTTTCAGTTTGGTGAGAGAATTTGGTTTAATTTTTGGTGGTAAAGCTAAACAGATGACTGAGCGATCGCCAGAAGTTCATTGGCCGATGGTATTACCAATGATGATTTTATTTGGCTTTGTTCTTCACCTGCCTTTAATTTTGCAAGCCTTATCACTTTTACCTGATTGGGCAATCTTAAATAAAGATGTCGTCTTACTACTAATTTGGTCAACTATTTTCGGTTGTAGCATTAGCAGCGTCATTTATTTAAGTAACATCATTCCTAAACCAATTCGTCTGCCTTGGAAAGGTTTACAAGACCTATTGGCATACGATTTTTATACCCCCAATCTGTACCGAATCACCATTATTTTCAGCGTTGCCCAACTTTCTAAATTTGCCGATATGATTGACCGTTTCGTAGTTGATGGTATCGTCAATTTTGTTGGTCTGTTCTCACTGTTAGGTGGTGAAGGTCTAAAATATAGTACTTCTGGACAAACTCAATTTTATGCCTTGACTGTTCTCTTAGGTGTAGGTGTTTTAGGGGCTTGGGTGACTTGGCCTTTCTGGGGATTCCAGTTTTTGGATTTGATGTTTTAA
- a CDS encoding NADH-quinone oxidoreductase subunit M, producing the protein MLSVLIWIPILSAIVIGFWPSNPNQSSRIRLVALTVAAIVLIWNLFILFKFDISNPGMQFQEYLPWNETLGLSYQLGVDGLSILMLVLNSLLTWIAIYSSSNKTERPRLFYSMILLVSGGVAGAFLSENLLLFFLFYELELIPFYLLISIWGGEKRAYAGIKFLIYTAVSGAFILATFLGMVWLTGSTSFAFDAISTQGLSAGMQFILLVGIILGFGIKIPLVPFHTWLPDAYVEASAPIAILLGGVLAKLGTYGLLRFGLGMFPQTWSTVAPTLAIWGAVSAIYGAVIAIAQKDIKRMVAYSSIGHMGYVLLASAASTSLALVGAVSQMFSHGLILAILFHLVGIIEEKVGTRELDKLNGLMSPIRGLPLISALLVLSGMASAGIPGLTGFIAEFIVFQGSFTAFPLSTLLCVASSGLTAVYFVILLNRTCFGRLDNNQAYYAKVLWSEKTPALILAALIIFLGVQPTWLVRWSEPTTTAMVAAIPPVEKTVISQVVLK; encoded by the coding sequence ATGCTTAGTGTACTAATTTGGATACCAATTTTAAGCGCTATAGTTATCGGATTTTGGCCTAGTAATCCCAATCAATCTAGCCGTATCCGTCTAGTAGCATTAACTGTTGCAGCAATAGTATTAATCTGGAATCTGTTTATTCTGTTTAAATTCGATATCAGCAATCCAGGGATGCAGTTTCAAGAGTATCTGCCTTGGAATGAGACTTTGGGTTTGAGTTATCAATTAGGTGTTGATGGATTATCAATTTTGATGTTGGTATTAAATAGCCTCCTCACCTGGATTGCTATTTATAGTAGCAGCAACAAAACAGAACGTCCTCGACTGTTTTACTCAATGATTCTGTTAGTCAGTGGTGGAGTTGCAGGTGCTTTTCTCTCGGAAAACTTACTGTTATTCTTCCTATTTTACGAATTAGAATTAATCCCCTTCTATCTATTAATTTCCATTTGGGGAGGAGAAAAAAGAGCTTATGCTGGGATCAAATTCCTAATTTACACCGCCGTTTCTGGTGCTTTCATCCTCGCTACATTCTTGGGCATGGTTTGGCTGACTGGTTCTACCAGTTTCGCCTTTGATGCTATCTCTACCCAAGGCTTATCCGCCGGAATGCAGTTTATTCTCCTGGTGGGCATCATCTTAGGCTTTGGAATTAAGATTCCCTTGGTTCCCTTCCACACTTGGTTACCTGATGCTTATGTAGAAGCTTCGGCACCAATTGCGATTCTTTTGGGTGGTGTGTTGGCTAAGTTGGGAACTTACGGACTCCTGCGATTTGGATTGGGGATGTTTCCCCAAACTTGGAGTACTGTTGCACCAACCTTGGCAATTTGGGGGGCAGTTAGTGCTATTTATGGGGCGGTGATTGCGATCGCTCAAAAAGACATCAAGCGCATGGTAGCATACAGTTCCATCGGTCACATGGGTTATGTTCTATTAGCTAGTGCTGCCAGCACATCTCTAGCCCTTGTTGGTGCTGTATCCCAAATGTTCAGCCACGGTTTGATTTTGGCGATACTCTTCCATTTGGTGGGAATAATAGAAGAAAAAGTTGGCACCAGGGAGTTAGATAAACTCAATGGTTTAATGAGTCCAATTCGCGGTTTACCCCTCATTAGTGCCTTACTAGTTCTCAGTGGCATGGCTAGCGCCGGTATTCCCGGTTTAACAGGATTTATTGCGGAATTTATTGTCTTTCAAGGCAGTTTTACCGCCTTCCCTTTATCTACTTTGTTGTGTGTGGCATCTAGCGGTTTAACGGCAGTTTATTTCGTTATTCTCCTCAATCGCACCTGTTTTGGCAGACTCGATAATAACCAAGCCTATTACGCCAAAGTCCTCTGGTCAGAGAAAACACCAGCCTTAATTCTGGCAGCCCTCATCATCTTTTTAGGGGTACAACCAACTTGGTTAGTGCGTTGGAGTGAACCCACAACTACAGCAATGGTCGCAGCGATTCCTCCTGTGGAAAAAACCGTAATTTCTCAAGTTGTTTTGAAGTAG
- a CDS encoding anti-sigma factor antagonist (This anti-anti-sigma factor, or anti-sigma factor antagonist, belongs to a family that includes characterized members SpoIIAA, RsbV, RsfA, and RsfB.), which produces MATKVQSFMTSQPTEVNFLVTTLNETLIVQVPARLSVLEAVGFKQTCQELTKGNSHPKEIIIDFQQTTFMDSSGLGALVSNFKTTKEKGIVMILRNVTPQVMAVLNLTGLDKVFSIEPSSNISPTEAENALDNQKVSTRKIEQLPTTHPSVASWTKRFLDIFGALVGLVITGILCIPIVIAIQIDDPGPIFFGQIRCGWMGKRFKIWKFRSMCVDAEAKKSQVENQVQGAFFKNENDPRITKVGRFLRRTSLDEFPQFWNVLKGDMSLVGTRPPTPDEVERYEVPEWQRLDVKPGMTGEWQVNGRSKVRSFEDVIRLDLLYQKNWSLMYDLKLIFKTVTILFNRNSGAY; this is translated from the coding sequence ATGGCAACCAAAGTGCAGAGCTTCATGACTAGCCAACCCACAGAGGTAAATTTTCTAGTTACCACCCTAAATGAAACCCTAATAGTGCAGGTTCCTGCCCGCTTAAGCGTGCTGGAAGCAGTAGGCTTTAAGCAAACCTGCCAAGAATTAACCAAAGGAAACTCTCATCCCAAGGAAATCATTATAGATTTTCAACAAACTACCTTTATGGATAGCAGTGGCTTGGGAGCATTAGTTAGTAACTTTAAGACTACTAAAGAAAAAGGAATTGTCATGATCCTGCGGAATGTCACTCCCCAGGTCATGGCAGTATTAAACCTCACCGGACTAGATAAAGTTTTTTCTATTGAACCCAGTAGCAATATATCCCCAACAGAAGCTGAGAATGCTTTAGATAACCAGAAAGTTTCTACTCGTAAAATAGAGCAACTACCTACCACTCATCCCTCTGTTGCATCATGGACTAAACGATTTCTGGATATTTTTGGTGCTTTAGTGGGTTTGGTAATTACGGGGATTTTGTGTATTCCCATTGTGATTGCAATTCAAATCGATGATCCAGGCCCCATTTTCTTTGGACAAATCCGTTGTGGTTGGATGGGTAAACGCTTCAAAATTTGGAAATTTCGCTCCATGTGTGTGGATGCGGAAGCAAAAAAATCTCAAGTCGAAAACCAGGTACAGGGTGCTTTTTTCAAGAACGAAAATGATCCTAGAATTACAAAGGTTGGCAGATTTTTACGTCGTACTAGTCTGGATGAATTCCCCCAATTTTGGAATGTCTTGAAAGGAGATATGAGTTTAGTAGGGACTAGACCGCCTACACCTGATGAAGTAGAACGCTATGAAGTTCCAGAATGGCAACGTTTGGATGTTAAACCCGGTATGACTGGGGAATGGCAAGTGAATGGCAGGTCTAAAGTTCGTAGTTTTGAAGATGTAATCCGCCTAGATTTGCTATATCAGAAAAACTGGAGCTTGATGTATGATTTGAAACTAATTTTCAAAACTGTTACCATTCTGTTTAATAGAAATAGTGGTGCTTACTAG